Below is a genomic region from Zea mays cultivar B73 chromosome 9, Zm-B73-REFERENCE-NAM-5.0, whole genome shotgun sequence.
GGCCCCCGACCGAGACAAAAGCAACAACCAGTTAAAGAAAAAGGTGAGAACACATTCCAGTCCTTCCAGCTGTAGCAGGCTGTAGGTATACACTTGAATCACAACGCGTCAGAGCGGCCCGCGACGGCCAGCGAGCCAGGGCAAAAATAATAAGAATAGCACACGGAGGGGTCCCAGCAAACAGCCCGAACACAAAGACTCTGTTTGACAGGAGGTAGGTGAATGGGGTGGCATGGTGAGCAGGGTAGAGGTCGACAGGAGCACAGAGAAACTCAGTTTGTGCTTCAACCAACCATGGCAAGGCATACAAGCTAACAGGGGAAAAGCCAAGTTCACCCTTGCTGCATATGTGACAGCAAGGCAAACAGCCAGCAGGGTAGATAGGTTTTACACCTCCTCAAACTCATCCATGGGGTGATAAACTCATGTCATGCACTTCCCCCCTTTCAACACAATCTCTCCATATCTGCTGCACGCCAGAACTACCCAGAGATTCTGCTGATTGTGTAAAAAACCCTTTGTAAAGTAAACTTATCACAAAATGAGCATCCGTGTAAAATATTTCCCAGCCTAGCTATAAGATAGCTAGCTAGGTTAAAATTGCACATATACATGTGCAGCAGGTGCCCATTGCGACAAGAAGATTTGGCCATGTAAAAGTTCCAATTtttcatgcatgcatgcatgctaaGATGAATGCACCCTAGAACTTTGAATTGCAGAGTGCAGAGTTTGATCTACTAGAAGTACACACTGACACACAGGTGATCATCAGGGAAAACTGGTGGGTACACTACACAAGCTAGGTagagatgagagagagagagagaaccaATGCAAATGGCCTAGCTAATTGACTAAATGTACAGCAGCATAGAGCATCCCTATTCCAGTGTTACAAACCTGGTGCTTCATATAATTCTATACACAAGAATTGTGATTTTCATGAATTGTGAACAAAGTAACTAAATGTGTACATTGTACCACAGCCATCAGAAATCTGGAACGATTGGGCCATGGATCGTGGGTGTCTAAAAAGTCCAATGAAGTGATATCTCTTAAGCAGAGAAAACATTTATACTGACAAACGTAGCAGTTCACATGAATCAAATAATTTCATGGATAGGACCAAATATGGATAATAAACAACATATAAATCAAAGTTCACATTATGTCAATAGTAATCAAAGCATTTTATTGATTAGGAGAAAGATGGACAGCATTGATGCAACATTGCATCACGATTTAATAAATAAAACTTGGGATATAAAAATTAAATATATAAACTGGAGCATATAAAAAATACCTTTATCCTTTTCTTAGGTTGACCCTGGTGCTGTTGCATATCACTCAAAGTTGGGATATTAAGAGCATCTAGCCGTCTTTTGTTGCCTGCAATGGTTGCAAGTCGCTGCATCTCATACATGTTGACCATAGCTTCGTTATGCTTTCTTCTTTCGTTTGCCATTTTTTCTTCTACAGAGAATAAAGAAATTAGCAACTCCTTGAAAAGAAGCACTCAATACATACCAGCTACTTTGCATAAATGAAGAAAAAAACTTACTTTGTAGATTTTGTTTTAGATGTTTTAGGATCAACTAGGTAACCATCTTTGTCTCTTCTAACAGCAGGGACAATCCCATTAACAATATCAATAGTCACATTACCATTTAGATCAACTAGTGGGGCAAAAAACTGATTATCATTATCTATGTGCTCGTTCTCCAAATTATCTAGGTCATACACATCTCTTGCTTTAGATTGAACAACAGCAGCCCACTCAATATCAATTGGATCAGGAACATAGTATACTTGGACCGCTTGTGATGCTAGAATGAAAGGCTCATCTGATAATTTTTCACCTGTATTGAACAAGTGCTTAAAATTGATAGATGTTATACCTAACTGGTCAGTTTTCACCCACTTGTTCTGCACACGGTTGTCAACCCAATCACATTTGAAAAGCACGACCGTACCTTTGTGGTTATAGTTTAGTTCAACAATTTCATTGATAATACCAAAATAGGTCTTATTTCCTATTATGACATTATCATTATTACCCATGTCAAAGCTTGTTGACTCTGCAACTACAACAACCCCACTATTTTGAATAGCTCTACCCTCATCATAGGAGTGTGTGTGGAAATTGAATCCATTTATGGTATAGCTATTATACTTGTGTGCAACCATCATTGGTGCCTTGGCTAAAATTTTAATCTCGTCTGATGCTTCTTCACACGTTTCTTCCACCTGAATTTGAAATGCTACCGTTAAAGTATATGTGAATTCCATCTCAAATAAATCTGTTAAGTTTATTTCTTACTTACATGCAACCTAAGCCACTCATGAAAGGATTGATGCTGCATGCGATTGATATCTCGTttattttgaagaccaattgaggATAGATAGTGAGCATGCTTGCTGCAAAGGTCATTTTATCACTTCAACATGCAAAAGGTAGTGATCATGTGATGAGAAGATATATACTTATATAGATAACTTACTCCAAGTAAGGCCCTATATTGTAATAGTTGAACAAAACTATCAGTGGGCTTGTAGCCATGTCTTGTGGTTTAAAGTAACTACGCATTTTCCAGACAATCCACGACCAATTCTATGGAAGAAAGGAGTTGTACTAcaatcttcatcatttgcatctagaTGGTTCAATTGAGACTCGCCATGTAAATAGCGAGCACAAAATGTAAGGCATTCAGTAAACATAGACCACTCCATGATTGATCCTTCACAATGACTTTTTGTATGAACAGAACCCTTCAATCTCATTAGATACCTATGCACATAAATAAAAGGATCATTGATAACATTATAGCATAGCGTACATGATTTTTATTCGCTATGCTACAATATGCATATGAAAGTACCTCTCTATCGGCCACATGCTTCGAAAATGGGCTGGACCTGCTATTTTTGCTTGAGCGGGAAGATGTACCATCAAGTGTACCATAATATCAAAAAAAGAAGGCAGGAATATAGTCTCAAGAAAGCTCAGAGTTTCAGCTATATCAGCCTCAAGACTTTTCATGTCACTTATTCGAATGACTGGTGCAGAAAGTTTCTTGAAAAAATTAGATATACGGATCACTCCAGCACTGACTATTGTAGGCAATATTTTTCTAACAGCAAGTGGCAGCAAGTGTTGTAGAATAATGTGGCACTCATGACTCTTAAGTCCAATTATTTTCCTCTCATTGACATGTACATTATGTCGTATATCAGCTGCATAACCATCAGGAAACTTCACCCCTTTTAGTACTTGGCAAAATAATTTCCTCTCGGCAGGACTCATTGAGTAAGGTGCTGGTGATAAATAAAGTTGGTCTTCTACTTCAATAGGGTGAAGATCACTTCTAATACCTAGGGCCTGAAGGTCCAACCGAGAATTCAAGTTATCCTTTGATTTCCCATCTGTGCCCAGGAATGTATTAAGTAAGCTTTCACTCACATTTTTCCCTATGTGCATGATGTCAAAATTATGTCTCAACAATAAATCTTTCCAGTATGGTAGTTGAAACCAAATAGATCTCCTTTTGAGAATGACTAATGGTTCCCCTTTCTTGCGTCTCTTGTTTGCCGGTTTCATTCTAGATGGATGATGTCAAAATTATGTCTCAACAATAAATCTTTCCAGTATGGTAGTTGAAACCAAATAGATCTCCTTTTGAGAATGACTAATGGTTCCCCTTTCTTGCGTCTCTTGTTTGCCGGTTTCTTTCTAGATGGATCCTTGCCAAAAGTTTGATTAAGATCTTTAGTGCACTCTAAAATTTGTTCTCCAAAAAGCGGAGTAGGTGCTGGCCTAAACTCAGTTTTACCAAATCTATCAATGTCAAACCTAAATGGATAGTCATCAAGCAAGAATCTACGATGATCCATATAGCAATTCTTGCTGCCATTACTAAGTCTAAGTGAACAAGTGTGGTAGTTGCAATCAGGACATGCTGCTTCACCAGATGTGATAGATCCAGATGTGTATCCTAGACCTGTGAAATCAGTAATAGTCCATAATAGTGCAGCCCGCAACTTGAAGAATTCACCCTTTGAAGCATCATAAGTTCTAGCTCCATTGACGAACATATCTAGCAGATCATCAACAAGGGGTTGAAAATAGACATCCATGTCACTACCAGGTCCATTTCGACCAGGAATCAACAAAGAAAGGATGAAATTTGATTGCTTCATGCACATTGAAGGTGGAAAGTTGTACGGAATACAAATACCAGGCCAAACACTATAGCTGACATTCATGGACCTAAATGGATTAAAGCCATCAGTTGCAAATGCAAGGCGAATGTTACGGCTATCTACAGCAAACTCTGGATGTTTGTTGTCAAAGTTCTTCCACAGGGGTGAATCTGCTGGATGTCTAAGTAAACCATCTTTTTTCGACCTTCAGCATGCCATCGTGTTAGATTTGCTATTTTGGAGGTCAAAAATAACCTTTGGAGCATTTTCTTTATTGGGAAGTATCGAAGAACCTTCTTTGGAACCTTATACACATGTTTCCCATCTAGACTCTTCTTTATTGATTTCCATCGTGAAACCTTACATTTTGGACATGAATTCAGATCTAAATTCTCCTTCCAATAAAGAATGCAATCATTTTCGCATGAATGAATACTTATATACCCAATTCCTATTGTTTTCACCATTTTCTTAGCTTCATAAATAATTTTTGGGAGTGTTGAACCCTTAGGGAGTGCATCATTAAGTAAATCAAGTAGTAATTTAAAAGATCTATCAGTCCATCCTTCGAGGAGTTTGATGTGGAGTAATCTAATAAGGAAACGTAGCTGCGTATATTTCTTGCAGTTTGGATATAACTCTTTGCTATTTTCTGCAACCAACTTTTGAATAGCAACTAGCTCCTCACAGGGGTCAACAAAAGAGCTTGTATCCTCAAAATCTCCTCGATCATCTAAACCAGCAGCTAAGTCTCTAAGCAAATCAGATATGTCATCATCTTCATTGGGTTCTTCCATAACCTCATTAGTATCATAGTTTCCATGATTCACAACAGAGTTAGTCTCCCCATGCAAGTTCCATATGGTGTACCCTTTTAGAAACCCATCGCATATTAAGTGCTCACGTATTTCACTTGCCTCTTTCCTAAATGAGTTAACACACTTTCTACAGGGGCATAAAATCTTGTTCCCTACAGCTGAATTTCTAAATGCAAAAGCCAAGAAGCAGTTTACAACTTGTAAATATGTCTTGTTGTGCCTACATGCATCATCATTTTCATTCTTAGGTTAAATTATATTTAAGCTATAGATATCACATTTATATTTGTGTTATAATGGATTTTTACCTAGCATCATCGTTGATCCATGTTTTATCCACCATCCTTTGTACCACAGATCAATTAGCTTTCGAATGAACTAAAAAATTAAGCACATCATAAGAACTCAAATAGTTGCACCCTCTAAAAAATTCTGTTCATGTGGATGCATCCACAAATTGAAAAAATAATCATAATATTTTCAATTTAATTAAATGCTCAGACTCAAAATTAGTAAGTAAATATTTATACTACAGAAAAATAATGAACAACTAGGGAAAGAGAATTATACCGGTACACAAAGCGAGCTCTAAAGATACTTCAATCAAACGCGAAGATACTTTGCAGGTGTTTACAGTTGGTTTAGTACTGAAAAAGGGGACAATAGAACCAGTTTGAAGTTTTGATATAGATATATGCCAAACATGATTAATATTTTTTATGCAAATTGAGCTACTAGAAGTGATCTACAATTTACATAGACTGTAGAACAA
It encodes:
- the LOC103639811 gene encoding uncharacterized protein; translation: MHIGKNVSESLLNTFLGTDGKSKDNLNSRLDLQALGIRSDLHPIEVEDQLYLSPAPYSMSPAERKLFCQVLKGVKFPDGYAADIRHNVHVNERKIIGLKSHECHIILQHLLPLAVRKILPTIVSAGVIRISNFFKKLSAPVIRISDMKSLEADIAETLSFLETIFLPSFFDIMVHLMVHLPAQAKIAGPAHFRSMWPIERYLMRLKGSVHTKSHCEGSIMEWSMFTECLTFCARYLHGESQLNHLDANDEDCEKLSDEPFILASQAVQVYYVPDPIDIEWAAVVQSKARDVYDLDNLENEHIDNDNQFFAPLVDLNGNVTIDIVNGIVPAVRRDKDGYLVDPKTSKTKSTK